Part of the Chloroflexota bacterium genome is shown below.
TCGTTTCGGCCATGAGGGACGTGCAGGAAGGGCGCGATCCCCCAGCGCTCGTGCGCGACCCCGCGAAGAACCGATTCCCCTCTGTTGTGGCCACCTTTGGCGTGATCCCCGCCACGACGAGCTGGAAAGAGCACTGCCGCGCCCTCATTGACCGCGGCGACGCCTGGGTGGGCCGACCGACCTTCACGGCAACGCTGACCTAACGACATCGAGGAGCAAAGAATGGCCCTGGTGGATCTTCGCACCCTGCTCGAGCGGGCAGGGGCGATTGGGGAGCTTCGGACCATCGACGGCGCCGACGCAAACCTGGAGATCGGCGTCATTGCCGAGCTTTCGCTGCATGCGAACGGGCCGGCCCTCCTGTTCGACGCGATTCCTGGTTATCCGACGGGCTACCGCGTCGCCGCCAATGTGTGCAGCAGCCACCGGCGCGGCCTGCTCGCCCTCGACCTGGACCCCGAGATGACGCTGGACCAACTCATGCGCGCGTTCAAGGCGCGGTGGGCAGCGTACAAACCTGTGCCACCGGTCGTGGTCGACGACGGCCCGCTGCTCGAGCACATCCAGTCGGGACAAGAAGTCGATCTGATGCAGTTTCCTGTCCCCATCTGGCACGAGGGCGACGGTGGCGCATACATCGGAACCGGCGTCGCGGTGATCAACCGGGATCCGGACAGCGGCTTCGTCAACGTCGGGACCTACCGCGTCCAACGACACGATCGGGCAACAACGGGCATCTTTTCCGAGCCGGCCAGCGACGGTCGACGGATCATGGAGAAGTACTGGGCCGAGGGCAAGGCGTGCCCGGTCGCGGTGTCCTTCGCACCGGAGCCACTGATCTTTCTCGCCGGGTGCTCGGCCAGCGGCGTGCCGAAATCGACACCGGAGTACGACTACACCGGGTTTCTCGCCGGGGAGCCAGTCCAGGTCATTCGGGGGAGTGTGACAGGGCTGCCCATCTCCGCCCACTCT
Proteins encoded:
- a CDS encoding UbiD family decarboxylase, producing the protein MALVDLRTLLERAGAIGELRTIDGADANLEIGVIAELSLHANGPALLFDAIPGYPTGYRVAANVCSSHRRGLLALDLDPEMTLDQLMRAFKARWAAYKPVPPVVVDDGPLLEHIQSGQEVDLMQFPVPIWHEGDGGAYIGTGVAVINRDPDSGFVNVGTYRVQRHDRATTGIFSEPASDGRRIMEKYWAEGKACPVAVSFAPEPLIFLAGCSASGVPKSTPEYDYTGFLAGEPVQVIRGSVTGLPISAHSEIAIEGEIPPPEVETRPEGPFGEWTGYSEPAPTPEPVIHVKALYHRTDPILYGAPPLYNRDGYVFTLPIRQITGMLSRFEALEIPVRRVKAFGPLSCTVITVEQQHADDVPRLMDALDRMHGPSRLFLIVDDDVDIEDPWQVLWAVSTRFDPNEARTSVVESDWLLDPLRSMADRVSRRPLPYKRMIINGCRPFAQLKEFPPVNRFSPGRRNAAWTKWRMGEWLSPPHM